The following proteins are encoded in a genomic region of Hymenobacter siberiensis:
- a CDS encoding ABC transporter ATP-binding protein, whose amino-acid sequence MKPILEVLNVHKAYANHVALDGVSLEISEGNIFGLLGPNGAGKTSLIRIITQITGADEGEIRFRGERLNPSHIAQIGYLPEERGLYKKMKVGEQLLYLARLRGLSREDATVRIKQWLNRFEIKEWAGKNVEDLSKGMQQKVQFIATVLHEPKLIILDEPFSGFDPINANLIKDEILELRNQGATIIFSTHRMESVEEMCDNIALINRSRKVLDGPIGVIRNQFKTNTYEVEGTGHPMLSSPDFRVIEQKKRENNHFYLQVQLQEGVRPNDLLRYLIGSAGIEVAAFREKIPSINEIFIRRVRETMPETLLETANALL is encoded by the coding sequence GTGAAACCTATACTGGAAGTCCTCAACGTGCACAAGGCCTACGCCAACCACGTTGCCCTCGACGGGGTGAGCCTTGAAATTTCCGAAGGCAACATTTTCGGCCTGCTCGGTCCCAACGGAGCGGGTAAAACCTCGCTCATCCGCATCATCACCCAGATTACGGGGGCCGATGAGGGCGAAATCCGCTTTCGTGGCGAGCGGTTGAACCCGAGCCATATTGCCCAGATTGGCTACCTGCCCGAGGAGCGCGGCCTGTATAAAAAGATGAAAGTGGGCGAGCAGCTGCTCTATCTGGCCCGCCTGCGCGGCCTGAGCCGCGAAGACGCCACGGTACGCATCAAGCAGTGGCTGAATCGGTTCGAGATAAAAGAGTGGGCCGGGAAGAACGTGGAGGACCTGAGCAAGGGTATGCAGCAGAAGGTGCAGTTTATTGCCACGGTGCTGCACGAGCCCAAACTCATTATTCTCGATGAGCCGTTCTCGGGCTTCGACCCGATTAACGCCAACCTGATTAAGGACGAAATTCTGGAGCTGCGGAACCAGGGCGCGACCATTATTTTCTCGACGCACCGCATGGAATCGGTGGAGGAGATGTGCGACAACATTGCCCTCATCAACCGCTCGCGCAAGGTGCTGGACGGGCCGATTGGTGTGATTCGCAACCAGTTTAAAACCAATACCTACGAGGTGGAGGGCACAGGGCATCCCATGCTGTCGAGCCCCGATTTCAGGGTGATTGAGCAGAAAAAGCGGGAAAATAACCATTTCTACCTGCAAGTGCAACTGCAGGAGGGCGTGCGGCCCAACGACCTGCTGCGCTACCTCATCGGTTCGGCAGGCATTGAAGTAGCCGCTTTCCGGGAGAAAATTCCGAGCATCAACGAGATATTCATCCGGCGCGTGCGCGAAACCATGCCCGAAACCCTCCTCGAAACCGCTAACGCGCTGCTTTAA
- a CDS encoding cupin domain-containing protein, translating to MPHTDTQKSALFQQVAAQLRQQGFTIAKEDPTRPWGGFFVIDEAQAQEFANTYFDGLLVDSLRISGRLSPKILVVAPHQRLSWQYHHRRAEIWQVVQGPVGVAVSDSDEQGEVKNLQVGERIILRQGERHRLVGLKDWGVLAEIWQHTDANNPSDEYDIVRVQDDFGR from the coding sequence ATGCCTCATACCGATACCCAAAAAAGCGCCCTGTTCCAGCAAGTGGCCGCGCAGCTTCGGCAGCAAGGCTTCACTATTGCCAAAGAAGACCCAACGCGCCCGTGGGGTGGTTTTTTTGTGATTGACGAGGCCCAGGCGCAGGAATTTGCCAATACCTATTTCGATGGCTTGTTGGTGGATAGCTTGCGGATTTCGGGCCGACTGAGTCCCAAAATTCTGGTAGTGGCCCCGCACCAGCGGCTGAGCTGGCAGTACCACCACCGCCGCGCCGAAATCTGGCAGGTGGTGCAGGGGCCGGTGGGCGTGGCCGTCAGCGATTCTGATGAGCAGGGCGAAGTGAAAAACCTGCAGGTGGGCGAGCGGATTATTCTGCGGCAGGGTGAGCGCCACCGCCTCGTGGGCTTGAAGGATTGGGGCGTATTAGCCGAAATCTGGCAGCATACCGACGCGAACAATCCTTCGGACGAATACGACATCGTGCGCGTGCAAGACGACTTCGGCCGCTAG
- a CDS encoding GIY-YIG nuclease family protein, which produces MTPQLSVVYVLTNPAMPGMVKIGRTSHDDAKTRIDQLYTTGVPVPFKLEFVCKVPNSEEVEKALHLAFAPHRVNPKREFFSIEATQAIAILKLLHVHDSTAEVESQPTILEKSEVDAGIQLSKKKKPNLNFDEMQIAIGSLLTCKSNEATVVVTTSKKVNLNGEEMSLTAATRKVLGNQYNVAPCPYWLFNGESLSIIYDNTYGEDDDE; this is translated from the coding sequence ATGACTCCTCAATTGAGCGTCGTTTATGTTTTAACAAACCCAGCAATGCCAGGGATGGTCAAAATTGGACGCACGAGTCATGACGATGCGAAAACTCGCATTGACCAATTATATACAACTGGTGTCCCTGTTCCCTTTAAACTGGAGTTTGTTTGCAAGGTACCGAACTCGGAGGAGGTTGAGAAAGCACTGCATCTAGCTTTTGCTCCTCATCGTGTCAACCCTAAACGAGAGTTTTTTTCCATTGAGGCAACACAGGCCATCGCAATACTGAAATTGCTTCATGTCCATGATTCAACTGCTGAAGTAGAAAGTCAACCTACAATACTCGAAAAATCTGAAGTCGATGCCGGTATTCAACTTAGCAAAAAGAAGAAACCTAATCTAAATTTCGATGAGATGCAGATTGCCATTGGCTCGCTTCTAACATGCAAGTCCAATGAAGCAACCGTAGTTGTAACGACTTCCAAAAAAGTGAACCTGAATGGCGAAGAAATGTCATTAACGGCAGCTACACGCAAAGTTCTTGGAAATCAATACAACGTTGCCCCTTGCCCATATTGGCTTTTTAACGGTGAATCTCTCAGTATTATTTATGATAATACATATGGTGAAGATGACGATGAATAA
- a CDS encoding RNA polymerase sigma factor: MATATPSADFVAVLHEYQPLLRRVARLYCQDTDDRQDLFQEIVLQLWRAWPRYVPQPNAKLSTWLYRIALNVAISNLRQRTRHPAPVGLDAEALAVAQAPDSGPDADDRAALYRAIGRLSEVDKAFVLLYLEDRSYDEIADILGITQNNVRVKMHRVQEKLRQQLVPC; this comes from the coding sequence ATGGCCACCGCCACCCCGTCTGCTGATTTTGTTGCCGTGCTGCACGAGTACCAGCCTTTGCTGCGACGCGTGGCCCGCCTGTACTGCCAGGATACCGATGACCGCCAGGACCTGTTTCAGGAAATAGTGCTGCAGCTGTGGCGGGCGTGGCCGCGCTACGTGCCCCAGCCCAATGCCAAGCTCAGCACCTGGCTCTACCGTATTGCGCTGAACGTGGCCATCTCAAACCTGCGCCAGCGCACCCGCCATCCCGCGCCGGTGGGCCTCGATGCCGAAGCGCTGGCCGTGGCCCAGGCCCCCGATAGCGGGCCCGATGCCGACGACCGCGCCGCCCTTTACCGGGCTATTGGCCGCTTATCCGAAGTAGACAAGGCGTTTGTGCTGCTCTACCTTGAAGACCGGTCCTATGATGAAATAGCTGATATTCTTGGCATTACTCAAAACAATGTGCGTGTGAAAATGCACCGCGTGCAGGAAAAGCTGCGGCAGCAATTAGTCCCCTGCTAA
- the dnaJ gene encoding molecular chaperone DnaJ, with protein sequence MATKRDYYEVLGITKTAEGDVIKSAYRKMAIKFHPDKNPDDPTAEDKFKEAAEAYEVLSNADKRARYDRYGHQGMGGGGGGGPQNMEDIFSQFGDIFGGGGGFEGFFGGGRQGGGRRQKKGSNLRIKLKLDLEEIANGVEKKIKVKRYVACQPCSGTGAKNGTDMKTCPTCQGQGQIKRVVNTMLGQMVSSSTCPTCNGEGKTIVSTCDVCKGEGRQLHEEVIPINIPAGVANDMQLSMNGKGNFPERGGVPGDLLIQIEEEPHEFLKRDGNNIMFEQYISFVDAALGASLEVPTIEGKVKIKVDPGTQPGKILRLRGKGIKDLNGYGRGDQLIHLNVWTPKNVSNQERELLEKLRDSDNFTPHPGKNEKGFFEKVKEYFA encoded by the coding sequence ATGGCTACGAAGCGCGATTATTACGAGGTATTAGGCATTACCAAAACGGCGGAAGGCGACGTTATTAAGTCGGCTTATCGGAAGATGGCAATCAAATTCCACCCTGACAAGAACCCCGACGACCCCACGGCCGAGGACAAATTCAAGGAGGCGGCCGAGGCGTACGAAGTTCTCAGCAACGCCGACAAGCGCGCGCGCTACGACCGGTATGGCCATCAAGGTATGGGCGGCGGCGGTGGCGGTGGCCCGCAGAACATGGAGGATATCTTCTCGCAGTTCGGCGATATTTTCGGCGGTGGCGGTGGCTTCGAAGGCTTCTTTGGGGGCGGCCGCCAGGGCGGCGGCCGACGCCAGAAGAAGGGCTCAAACCTGCGCATCAAGCTGAAGCTTGATTTAGAGGAAATCGCCAACGGGGTCGAGAAGAAAATCAAGGTGAAGCGCTACGTGGCCTGCCAGCCGTGCAGCGGCACCGGGGCCAAAAATGGCACCGATATGAAAACCTGCCCTACCTGCCAGGGCCAGGGCCAGATCAAACGCGTGGTGAACACCATGCTCGGCCAGATGGTGAGCAGCAGCACCTGCCCCACCTGCAACGGCGAAGGCAAAACCATTGTGAGCACCTGCGACGTGTGCAAGGGCGAAGGTCGCCAACTGCACGAGGAAGTGATTCCCATCAATATCCCCGCCGGCGTGGCCAACGACATGCAGCTGAGCATGAACGGCAAAGGCAACTTCCCCGAGCGCGGCGGCGTGCCCGGCGACCTGCTCATTCAGATTGAGGAGGAGCCGCACGAGTTCCTGAAGCGCGATGGTAACAACATCATGTTCGAGCAATACATCTCGTTTGTGGATGCGGCGCTGGGCGCGAGTCTGGAAGTGCCCACCATCGAGGGCAAGGTAAAAATTAAGGTGGACCCCGGCACCCAGCCGGGCAAAATTCTGCGCCTGCGTGGCAAAGGCATCAAAGACCTGAACGGCTACGGCCGCGGCGACCAGCTTATCCACCTGAACGTGTGGACGCCTAAAAACGTGAGCAACCAGGAGCGTGAGCTGCTGGAGAAGCTGCGCGACTCGGACAACTTCACGCCCCACCCCGGCAAGAACGAGAAAGGCTTCTTCGAGAAAGTAAAGGAGTATTTCGCGTAA
- the obgE gene encoding GTPase ObgE has product MASNNFIDYVKLICRSGKGGAGSHHFFRAKGLPNGGPDGGDGGRGGHIILEGNSQLWTLLHLQYQRHVFAKDGDGGGENLRSGAQGADIVLQVPLGTVARDPDGTQLLEITEHGQRLVLVPGGRGGWGNDHFKNSINQAPEYAQPGEPAIEAIIILELKLLADVGLVGFPNAGKSTLLSVVSAAKPKIADYAFTTLVPNLGVVAYRDYKSFVMADIPGIIEGAAEGKGLGTRFLRHIERNSMLLFMISCDSPDIDAEYKVLIGELEQFNPDLLDKKRLLAITKSDMIDEELEAEIRQTLPAEVPAIFISSLTNKNITPLKDMIWKALHE; this is encoded by the coding sequence GTGGCCTCCAATAACTTCATCGACTACGTCAAACTCATCTGCCGTTCGGGCAAAGGCGGTGCCGGCTCGCACCACTTTTTCCGGGCCAAGGGCCTGCCCAACGGCGGCCCCGATGGCGGCGACGGCGGCCGCGGCGGCCACATCATCCTCGAAGGCAACTCGCAGCTCTGGACGCTGCTGCACCTGCAGTACCAGCGCCACGTATTCGCCAAAGACGGCGACGGCGGAGGCGAAAACCTGCGCAGCGGCGCGCAGGGAGCTGATATCGTGCTGCAAGTGCCCCTCGGCACCGTGGCCCGCGACCCCGACGGCACCCAACTGCTGGAAATCACGGAGCACGGCCAGCGGCTCGTCCTCGTGCCCGGCGGGCGCGGCGGCTGGGGCAACGACCACTTCAAGAACTCCATTAACCAGGCCCCGGAGTACGCGCAGCCCGGTGAGCCGGCCATCGAGGCCATCATCATCCTGGAGCTGAAGCTGCTGGCCGATGTGGGCCTCGTAGGCTTCCCCAACGCAGGCAAGAGTACGCTGCTCTCCGTAGTGTCGGCCGCCAAGCCCAAAATTGCTGATTACGCCTTCACTACCCTGGTACCTAATTTGGGCGTGGTGGCTTACCGCGACTACAAATCGTTCGTGATGGCCGACATTCCCGGCATCATCGAGGGCGCGGCCGAGGGCAAGGGCCTTGGCACACGCTTCCTGCGCCACATCGAGCGCAACTCCATGCTGCTCTTCATGATAAGCTGCGACTCGCCCGATATCGATGCCGAATACAAGGTGCTAATCGGCGAGTTGGAGCAGTTCAATCCCGACCTGCTGGACAAGAAGCGCCTGCTGGCCATCACCAAATCCGACATGATTGACGAGGAATTGGAGGCCGAAATCCGCCAGACGCTCCCGGCCGAGGTGCCCGCCATCTTCATTTCCAGCCTCACGAATAAGAATATCACGCCGTTGAAGGACATGATTTGGAAGGCGCTGCATGAGTAG
- a CDS encoding nucleotide exchange factor GrpE, translating to MANEHNLPEDDNLTADPTHVAGEMADGESTDPDMTATGAPQPEASRTDAELAEIKDKYLRLAAEFENYKRRTSKERIDLFKTANQELMVALLPVLDDFERARNATQATTDANAVRESIEIIQSKLNKTLQQKGLTAMEAQGGDFDAELHEAITQIPAPSDDLKGKIVDVVEQGYYLGDKVIRHAKVVLGQ from the coding sequence ATGGCTAACGAGCATAACCTCCCCGAGGACGACAACCTGACCGCCGACCCCACCCACGTAGCTGGCGAAATGGCCGATGGCGAAAGCACCGACCCGGACATGACCGCCACCGGCGCGCCCCAGCCCGAGGCCTCCCGCACCGACGCTGAGCTGGCCGAAATCAAAGACAAGTACCTGCGCCTCGCCGCCGAGTTTGAGAACTACAAGCGCCGCACCAGCAAGGAGCGCATCGACCTGTTCAAAACCGCCAATCAGGAGTTGATGGTGGCCTTGCTGCCCGTGCTCGACGACTTTGAGCGCGCCCGCAACGCCACCCAGGCTACCACCGATGCCAATGCCGTGCGTGAGAGCATCGAAATTATTCAGAGCAAGCTGAACAAAACCTTGCAGCAAAAGGGTTTGACCGCCATGGAAGCACAGGGCGGCGACTTCGATGCCGAGCTGCACGAGGCCATCACCCAGATTCCTGCGCCGAGCGATGACCTGAAAGGGAAAATCGTGGACGTTGTGGAGCAAGGCTATTATTTGGGCGACAAGGTTATTCGCCACGCCAAAGTGGTGCTTGGGCAGTAG
- a CDS encoding ABC transporter permease, producing MASKFFLIAQREYLTRVRKKSFIVLTLAVPLLLAAFGFIIAKVASSDNDTTDVVEVRDDSGLNIASHLVSTPQLRFETATGTLAEAKKGFLKAKHDGLVVLPAGLDVENPTGVQFFGKGNISLKKELAVKNALDKAFSDLKMKKSGLSQEQLDRLRSKVVLQAVSLDETGKEADSNALATSGMAYALALAIYLFIFIYGVQIMRGVGEEKSSRIMEVMLSSVKPFDLMMGKIVGIAAVGLTQFLLWGVLSFGVSSVVLPMLMGKDKPKTEVAVAPTAPGAAAASAADEPESAVATFDKGMDKQKDQATNSAGRFAFFNTIANLPLGTILFGFIVYFLGGYLLYGALFGAVGAAVDDQTDTQQFMFPITMPLILSYIVGVSVILRNPDGPVAFWMSIFPLTSPIAMVIRLPFGVPAWQLALSIFLLILGFIGTVWVAARIYRVGILMYGKKVTYKELGKWMFYKG from the coding sequence ATGGCCTCAAAATTTTTCCTCATTGCCCAACGCGAATACCTCACGCGGGTTCGCAAAAAGTCTTTCATCGTTCTCACGCTGGCTGTGCCGCTGCTGCTGGCGGCATTCGGTTTCATCATCGCCAAAGTAGCCAGTTCCGACAACGATACCACGGACGTGGTGGAGGTGCGCGACGACAGCGGCCTAAACATCGCCAGCCACTTGGTGAGCACTCCACAACTGCGCTTCGAAACGGCCACCGGCACGCTGGCCGAGGCTAAAAAAGGCTTCCTGAAGGCCAAACACGATGGCCTGGTGGTACTGCCCGCCGGCCTTGACGTGGAGAATCCCACCGGCGTGCAGTTCTTCGGCAAGGGCAACATCAGCCTCAAGAAGGAGCTTGCTGTAAAAAATGCGCTCGATAAGGCATTTTCGGATTTGAAAATGAAGAAATCCGGCCTCTCGCAGGAGCAGCTTGACCGGCTGCGCTCGAAGGTGGTGTTGCAGGCCGTGAGTCTGGACGAAACCGGGAAGGAGGCCGATAGCAACGCGCTGGCTACTTCGGGCATGGCCTATGCGCTGGCGCTGGCCATCTACCTGTTCATCTTCATCTACGGCGTGCAGATTATGCGCGGGGTGGGGGAGGAGAAGTCGAGCCGCATCATGGAAGTGATGCTGTCGTCGGTGAAGCCGTTTGATTTGATGATGGGTAAGATTGTGGGCATCGCGGCGGTGGGCCTCACGCAGTTTCTGCTGTGGGGTGTGCTTTCGTTCGGCGTGAGCTCGGTGGTGCTTCCCATGCTGATGGGCAAGGACAAGCCCAAAACGGAGGTAGCCGTTGCGCCAACAGCGCCCGGCGCGGCCGCTGCCAGCGCTGCCGACGAGCCGGAATCGGCGGTGGCAACTTTCGACAAGGGGATGGATAAGCAGAAGGACCAGGCCACCAATTCGGCCGGCCGTTTCGCCTTCTTCAACACAATAGCCAACCTGCCGCTAGGTACTATTCTCTTCGGTTTCATCGTCTATTTCCTGGGCGGCTACCTGCTTTATGGGGCGTTGTTCGGGGCCGTGGGCGCGGCCGTGGACGACCAGACCGATACCCAGCAGTTCATGTTTCCGATTACGATGCCGCTCATCCTGAGCTATATCGTGGGCGTGTCGGTCATTCTGCGCAATCCCGACGGGCCGGTGGCTTTCTGGATGTCGATATTCCCGCTGACTTCGCCCATTGCCATGGTGATTCGGCTGCCGTTTGGCGTGCCGGCGTGGCAGCTGGCGCTGTCCATCTTCCTGCTCATTCTCGGTTTCATCGGTACGGTATGGGTGGCGGCCCGCATCTACCGCGTGGGTATTCTGATGTACGGCAAGAAAGTGACGTACAAAGAGTTGGGCAAGTGGATGTTTTATAAGGGATAA
- a CDS encoding ChaN family lipoprotein — MMTLRLFILFCLAFASVAFTSDRPAYRLFTAAGQPADYDQMLTELAQADVVLFGEQHNDALAHWLELQVAKDLLKLKKPGDLVLGMEMFERDVQPLVAQYAAGTLADTAFERQARPWPNYDTDYRPLLQFARENHLAVIGTNAPRPFAKTVAQRSLTALDKLPAADRALLAPLPLKVDYDLPGYKNMAAMFGGAGSAHGGGAQNIIQAQALKDATMAHFIETSCQPGETLLHFNGSYHSDHHDGIVAWLRQYAPKLRVRTISVVTQEELKTLDKEQVNVADFVVVVPGDASKTY, encoded by the coding sequence ATGATGACCCTCCGCCTGTTTATCCTTTTCTGCCTTGCATTCGCCAGTGTCGCTTTCACCAGTGACCGGCCGGCCTATCGCCTCTTCACTGCGGCCGGCCAGCCCGCCGACTACGACCAGATGCTGACTGAGCTGGCCCAGGCCGATGTGGTCCTCTTCGGCGAACAGCACAACGACGCCTTGGCGCATTGGCTGGAACTGCAAGTAGCCAAGGACTTGCTAAAGCTGAAAAAGCCCGGTGATTTGGTGCTGGGAATGGAAATGTTTGAGCGCGACGTGCAGCCCCTGGTGGCCCAGTACGCTGCCGGCACCCTGGCCGATACCGCTTTCGAGCGCCAGGCCCGCCCGTGGCCCAACTATGATACCGACTACCGCCCGCTGCTGCAATTTGCCCGCGAGAATCACCTCGCCGTCATTGGCACCAACGCCCCGCGCCCCTTCGCCAAAACCGTGGCCCAGCGCAGCCTTACCGCTCTCGACAAGCTGCCCGCTGCCGACCGTGCCCTACTCGCCCCGCTGCCCCTGAAAGTGGATTACGACCTGCCCGGCTACAAGAACATGGCTGCTATGTTCGGCGGTGCCGGCAGCGCCCACGGCGGCGGCGCCCAAAATATCATTCAAGCCCAGGCACTGAAGGATGCGACAATGGCCCATTTCATCGAAACCAGCTGCCAGCCCGGCGAAACCCTGCTTCACTTCAATGGCAGCTACCACTCCGACCACCACGACGGCATTGTGGCCTGGTTGAGGCAGTATGCGCCCAAGCTGCGCGTCCGCACCATCAGCGTAGTGACGCAGGAGGAGTTGAAGACCCTGGATAAAGAGCAGGTGAACGTGGCCGATTTCGTGGTAGTGGTGCCGGGCGATGCCAGCAAAACATATTGA